GCTCAAAAACAAATATTTGGAGCGTTTCCTCTGATTCAGAGAAATTGAAAGCGCTCTAAGAGGAGGCCAAGGCTATGCAGGCAGCCCGCATTCTTGAAACTGCGCTCTATGTCCGGGATGTTGCCGAAGCGATTAAGTTCTATCGCGACATCATAGGGCTTGCGCCGGTGGGCAAAGTCAGCGAACGCAATGCATTCTTCCGCTGTGGTGACGGCATTTTGCTGCTCTTCAAGGCGGAAGAAACATTGAAGCCGCCTGCACCGGGATCGCTGCCGGTGCCGCCTCATGGTACAACGGGCCCGGGGCATGTCTGTTTTGCAGCCG
This sequence is a window from Ochrobactrum quorumnocens. Protein-coding genes within it:
- a CDS encoding VOC family protein gives rise to the protein MQAARILETALYVRDVAEAIKFYRDIIGLAPVGKVSERNAFFRCGDGILLLFKAEETLKPPAPGSLPVPPHGTTGPGHVCFAAARHEIDAWRTYLEKQDIAIESDFEWPNGARSIYFRDPFGNSLEFAESKLWN